Within the Leptospira stimsonii genome, the region CGATTTTTTTGCCCGTTCTTATCGCTGTGAGTTTAATCATTTTAATTTTCGATGGTCGACCGATTTTCTTCGCGCAAGAGCGAATCGGAATCGGAAGAAGGCCGTTTCGAATTCTCAAATTCAGAACGATGAAAGACGGAGAGGTTACAAATCTCGGAAATCTACTTCGAATCACGGGCATAGACGAATTACCACAGATCTGGAATATTCTCAAAGGCGATATGGGAATCGTTGGTCCGAGACCTTTGACTCAATTCGATATTGATCGTTTAGGTTGGAATCGAAGATTCTACGATCGACGTTGGTCGGTTCTTCCCGGTATCACCGGGTTATCACAATTGTATGCAGGCATGGGATCTCGAGTCTCCTTTTGTTTCGATCGTTCTTACTTGAATAACGGAAACTTCGGAGTGGACGTTCGAATTGTCCTTTTAACGTTTGTGATAAACGTATTCGGAAAAAAAAGAATTCGGGAAAAACTCAAATTATCTCTTCAAAGGCGAAAAGGGATCGTTCGTTGGAAACCATGGAGGGAGCATTTTTTACGGAATGAAAGTCGCCCGTTGCCGAAAATCGATTCGCAAATTTTAGAGTTGAATCCGAATGAAATGAGATCGATCGCCTATTCTCTCGCAATATTCCAATTAGGTGAAGCAGGGGAGGGAAAAATCGCAAAACAAATCGATAAAACAATATTGTTCGGAATCGACGACTTTTATCGGGAAGCGTTAAAACTTTTCGTAAAAGAAGAAGGTAGACATGCGAGAATTTTGGGAGAATGCGTTCGCGCTCTCAAAGGAGAATTGATCGAATCCAATTGGACGGAACGCTTGTTTCATTTCGGGAGAAGGCTTCTTGGAGTCCGTTTGAAACTCATGGTCTTGTTGGCCGCCGAGGTGATTGGAATCTGTTTCTATAAAAAACTTGCGGATAAGATTCCAAACGGATTTGTGAAGTCGGCCTTATTGGAAGTGGTGAAGGACGAAGAAAAGCATTTAAAATTTCATAGCGACTTTTTCAGGATTCGAGTTCGGAATTATTTCACAAAAATTCTCTTTCGGGTCCTCTGGAGATTGATCTCGTTCGCGGCCTGCGTAACGGTGATCTTGGATCACAGAAAGACTTTTAAAGTTTTAGGAATCTCGAACTGGAACACGTTCCAGAAATTTCAAGACATCGCGAAATCGACGGAGAATTTTATTTTGGAAGGGCTTGATTGGAAATTAGACGGTTACCGTCTACCAATCTTACTCAGGTAAGATTTTAAATTCCGGAGAAACACATTTTATCTTTCTTCCGAATGACTCCCATTTTCGATTCTTTGAAACCATTCGTTATGTAGCATATCGATTTGAAAATGGGAACGGACTTCTTCTTCGAATTTCAAAGGTGTTATCCTTTTCCAACTGTGAATACATTGTTTTGCGTTTTCCGATTTGTATTTTAGGAGGGGACCTTTTCCGAAAAGGCCGCCGATATGGCTATCGACTTCTTACATCCGTAGAATTCTACAGTAATCGGGGGCAAAATGGAGTAGGGTCCTCGATCATAGATCAAGTTGCATTCGATGGGAAACAAGGCTGTAAGAAGGAACGTTATCTTTCGTTTAAAGCTGAAAAGACCCGATTTTAATTTCATAGAAGTATACGAAACTCGATGTATCGGAAACAGTATATCCAAAGAGCAGTCTACTTTAGAGAATTCTGTTATTCTTAATAAAATTTGTTTTCTAATTTCGTTGAAATTTCGAAATGCGCGGTTTTGAAATCAATCCCGCACGAAAAATTCGGATTTGGAATTTAAGACCGGATAAATTCGTCCGTTGTGTCTTCTTCTTCCTTTAGATCGTAAAAGCCGTATTCAAAATCTTTTCCCGCGATTACTTCTAAACCGTAGACGTGTTCGGAAATTCTTACATTCTTAACGATATCAAGATGATATAGCTCTGCTAAGAATTTCATCTTGTCCAATGAAATTTTATCGTTTATCTTCGGTCCGATCGTAAATTCATTTTTTACCCAATCTAACACGATGAGTTTTCCGCCCTTTCTCATCGAACGAATGAGTCCATCCATTGCGAGACCGGGATCGGGGAACGTGGATAAAACCAGGGATGCAAACACTGCGTCGGGCGTTGGTATCCATTCCGGCAAAAGCGGATGGTCCGATTTTTCGATAAAGAACGGCGTGAAGTTTGCTATCTCGTCTCGATTCTTCCAATGAAGAATTTCATCGATGAGTTCTTGCTGACACTCCCCGCCCCAAATCCAAGCTTCTTTCGGAAGTTGCTTTTTGAGTTCTAAAGTAAAAAAACCAAGACCCATTCCGAAATCGACGAGATGATTCACTTCCTTAAAAGTAAAATGTTTGAAGACGACCTCGGGCGGAGTAAGTTCCCGTCGTTTACTCGAAATCAGAAAGTTCTGATACTCGGGGTTTTCATAATAATCCAGGTCATTCATCCGTTTCTTTCTCTGAATTATGTCTAATGGAATCGTTAAGAAAAGTCAAACCCGAAATCTACTTTGGTTCGGCGTCGCTTTCTCTCAAAACGGGTTCAAATGGGATTCTTTATTAAATTACGCCGTTTGAGCTGACGATATAAGTAGCAAGACATTCCTTTTATGAAAATTATAACCCGGATCATACTATTATTTTCATTCTTGGTTTTGGTTTCCTTTCCGGGAGCTCAGGATTCGGTTTTGAATAATACGCAGGTAGAAAATTACAGCGTTGCGAATCTAATCCATGCAGAAATTCTAAAGAAGGATGAGAACTCGATTCGTATTTCTTGGGAAGCTCCGAGAGAAACGGGAGAAATCATCATCGCCCGTTCTTCCAGTATGATCGATACTCCCGAGAAATGTATGGTCGCCGATTCTTTAGGAAAGTATCCGAGTGGAATTGCCGGCGGAGTCACGCAGATTTTCGATTATAATCTTAAGCCAGGTACTTATTATTACGCGGTCATCTTAGCACATCACGTTAAGAAGAATACGATCAGACTTATACCCGGAAGAAACTTTACAACGATCCCGGTGATCGTGGAACACGCGCTTATTCCGGGAAATACCAATACGGAGAATAAAACTCCCGAACTTCCTGACGATGCGAGAATCACGGATCTGACCGTTAAAAAAGAAGGAAAGTATTTGAGATTAAATTGGTCTCCGTATGATAAAGCGATTCCGAACGCGACCGTTTATACCGTATATCGGTCCTTAGAACCTATGTCTTCTTTATCATTGATGAGAAAAGCGGAGAAGCTTACCGAGCTGAGTCATCCTGAAACGACGTTCTTGGATCAGGATCTTGGTAAGTCACAGACCTGGTATTACGGAGTGAGCGTGCGTTCCGGAGCGAAGGAAATTCTTCCATTGATCAACGGACAGTCGTTTACTCGCTTTTTCTATATCGGAACTCCAAACAAAGACAACAAGGACACTCCGGAAAATATTACAAATTCGGAATATTCTTATGAGGATATGCATGTTAAGGATCTGACTGCGGCAGTGGAAGATTTGAACGTGAAGTTGGAATGGAAGGCGCCTGAAAAGGCGGATGAGAATACGATTTACACGATCTACCAAGCCCTCAAACCTCTCAGCGGTGGGACGGCCACGTTCCTAGGCGGAAATGTTCGGAAGTTGGGGGAAGTAAAACATCCGGATACGGCCGCGCAGATTCGTTTGAAATCGCTGAGTACGCAGATTTATTTCGGAGTTACCGTAAAACGCCGGAATCAAGAAGAATTCAATCTTGTTGAGAACGAGTCCTTTGTCGCGATAGCCGCTGATCCGAATGCGATAGCGACTAACGATAATCTGGAAAATGATAAAAAGGAAGAGAATCCTCAAGTTCAGGACGAAAATAAGGAAAAGCCCGAAAAACAAGAAGAAGATTTTTCGGGGACGGACGACGAAGTGGACACTGTTCTACGAAGAACATACTGGAAACGCGCCTATGCGGACGCGGTTCACGATTTGAAACCGTTTACAGGAAGCGGAAATTCGGCTCAGGTTAGAGGGAAGGCGAAATTTTTCACTGGACTCTCTCACTATAGAAAAGGCAATTATAAGGAAGCCTTAAAGTTTTTGATCAACAAAGATAGTAAAGTTTACAACGCAGAACGCTCTGAATTTTGGTCGAAGCGTTGTCTGTCTCGGATCTCCGGAGGAAATCCATGAATCGTTCTATTATATTAATTACGGGATTCTTATTTATTTGCGCCGGACTTCTGACCGGAGTCTATCAGACCACGATTCAGGACGAGGATTCCAAACGTAAAAACGTTTTGGAAAGAATCAAAGAAGGCGAAGAATACTTAAAACAATCCAACGCGAAGTCCGCGGAAAAAGCAGTGGATATCTTTTCCGAACTCTCGGCTCGAGAAATTCCGGACGAACATTCCTTTCGAGTAAAATACGATATGGGAAGAGCCTTGGAAAGAAACCAAGACAGTCTTCTTGCGCTCGGGATTTATCGGGAACTGAATCAGAAAGAAGGTTTGTCTCGGGACGAAAGATCCAAGGTTGCGTATTCCATGGGAAATCTGCTTCTTCAACTCAATCGAGACGAGGAAGGAAAAGGACATCTTGAAGAAGTTCTTAGAATATCTGCGGACGCAAAACTTCGTTCCAACGCGTTATCCGCCATCGCCGATTATTATATGAAGAAGGGAAATTACGATCTTTCCCGAAAAAACTACGTTCTCGCATTACAAGAGGATCCTGAAAACGTAAAGGCGCGTGTGCGTTGGGGAAAATCCCTGCGTAGAATGGGAAAGGATTGGTCCGCCTACGACGTGTATGACGATTATGCTCAAGCCGGATTCTACTTCGATCCTGAAAAAGAAAAAGTGAGTTCCGAATTCAGAAGCGGCATTTTGGAAAAGGCGAGACAACTCTACGTGCGCAAACAATATTACGGCGCGATCGATACTTTTAAAAAAGCTCTGGAAATGGGAATCAGTCCAAAGGCCGAAGAACAAGCTTTATTCTACATTGCAGAAAGCTACGAAGCGGTCGGAAAGTCCGATTCTGCGCTCCAATATTTAAACCGAGTTCTTGGGAACCAAGACGGTTCTTTGGATCAAACCGCGCTCTTCCGAAAAGGAACCGTATATTTTAAGAACGGAAAGTATGAAAAAGCCGCGGCTCTTTTCCAAGAAGCGACGGATAAATATCCCGATTCTCCCGTTGGAAGAAAAGCAAGCGCTTGGAAAAAAGAATCTTTAGATCAAGTGGAAGACAATCTTCACTATAAAGAATCGGACAAGGCAAAGAGCAAAGAAGACTTAGAGACGGAACGGTTCGACTAGGGAGCTTCCGTCTTGATAAACTCTTCTTCATTGAGTTCCATCTTAATTCCTAAAATATCGTAAATCGCATTCGGAATATTTACGATCGCCTTTATTTTATCCTTTAATACGGACGTATATTTTCCGTAAAGAATCGTCGGGACCTGATTGACGGTATGCACGTCCACCGAAAGATCTTCTAAGTTTCCGTGATCGGAAGTCACGATCAATTGATCCGTTTCCGGATCCAACGCTTCCGTAACCCCTTTTAAAAAAGATTCCAATTCTCCGATATATTTTTCAGCCGCTTCCCAATTCATTTTATGTCCGACCTTGTCGGTCAGAAAAAATTCATAAATGCAAAGAGTATAATCGTCTTCTTTACAATTTTGAACGATGGACGTACCGGTTTCATAGGGATCTCGAACTCGAAAGAGATCGTCCGATTCTTCCAGAAATCCCTGCGAGAATTCTCTTAAATATTCGTGAGTTATGTCCATATAAAGACCTTTGCCGTTCCTAAGATCTTCCATGGTTTTTAAAGGTCGGTCACTTGCCATTTGAATCAGAGTCGAAGCCGAAACGTGGCGCGGGTTCTTTTTGATATGTTCCGCAAATGCCGGAGAATAACAGTTGAGAAGATCCGCTTTAAATCCGTGTTCGTCTAAAACGCGAATGATGGAATATTTACTGATGATCTTTTTAAGAGTAAAGGTCGGAAATCCGCTCAAATGTCTTTGAAGCACCTTGCACGCGTTGATCCCGGTCCAAAGAGAAGTCTGACCTGTAGCGCTCTGAGGAAGACCTTTGATTCCTAACGAAGCATCCGTCCTGATAAAAACGGTATTCTTGAGGATTTCAGAGGATTGTTCCGGAATCGGTTTATCCGCGAGGGGTAAAAAGAAGGATTTTGCGTACCGAGCAAAGGGATTGGTTTTCGGATCATTGGGCCCGAAGCCGATCCCGTCGATGAACATATAAAAGATCATAGTTTTCTGTCTGGTTTTCTTCTTTCAGGTTAGACCAAATGGGCCGATACTAAGAACAGTGACGT harbors:
- a CDS encoding metalloenzyme; translation: MIFYMFIDGIGFGPNDPKTNPFARYAKSFFLPLADKPIPEQSSEILKNTVFIRTDASLGIKGLPQSATGQTSLWTGINACKVLQRHLSGFPTFTLKKIISKYSIIRVLDEHGFKADLLNCYSPAFAEHIKKNPRHVSASTLIQMASDRPLKTMEDLRNGKGLYMDITHEYLREFSQGFLEESDDLFRVRDPYETGTSIVQNCKEDDYTLCIYEFFLTDKVGHKMNWEAAEKYIGELESFLKGVTEALDPETDQLIVTSDHGNLEDLSVDVHTVNQVPTILYGKYTSVLKDKIKAIVNIPNAIYDILGIKMELNEEEFIKTEAP
- a CDS encoding sugar transferase, yielding MKRIIEVTLSSIALAIFLPVLIAVSLIILIFDGRPIFFAQERIGIGRRPFRILKFRTMKDGEVTNLGNLLRITGIDELPQIWNILKGDMGIVGPRPLTQFDIDRLGWNRRFYDRRWSVLPGITGLSQLYAGMGSRVSFCFDRSYLNNGNFGVDVRIVLLTFVINVFGKKRIREKLKLSLQRRKGIVRWKPWREHFLRNESRPLPKIDSQILELNPNEMRSIAYSLAIFQLGEAGEGKIAKQIDKTILFGIDDFYREALKLFVKEEGRHARILGECVRALKGELIESNWTERLFHFGRRLLGVRLKLMVLLAAEVIGICFYKKLADKIPNGFVKSALLEVVKDEEKHLKFHSDFFRIRVRNYFTKILFRVLWRLISFAACVTVILDHRKTFKVLGISNWNTFQKFQDIAKSTENFILEGLDWKLDGYRLPILLR
- a CDS encoding SAM-dependent methyltransferase — translated: MNDLDYYENPEYQNFLISSKRRELTPPEVVFKHFTFKEVNHLVDFGMGLGFFTLELKKQLPKEAWIWGGECQQELIDEILHWKNRDEIANFTPFFIEKSDHPLLPEWIPTPDAVFASLVLSTFPDPGLAMDGLIRSMRKGGKLIVLDWVKNEFTIGPKINDKISLDKMKFLAELYHLDIVKNVRISEHVYGLEVIAGKDFEYGFYDLKEEEDTTDEFIRS
- a CDS encoding tetratricopeptide repeat protein; translated protein: MNRSIILITGFLFICAGLLTGVYQTTIQDEDSKRKNVLERIKEGEEYLKQSNAKSAEKAVDIFSELSAREIPDEHSFRVKYDMGRALERNQDSLLALGIYRELNQKEGLSRDERSKVAYSMGNLLLQLNRDEEGKGHLEEVLRISADAKLRSNALSAIADYYMKKGNYDLSRKNYVLALQEDPENVKARVRWGKSLRRMGKDWSAYDVYDDYAQAGFYFDPEKEKVSSEFRSGILEKARQLYVRKQYYGAIDTFKKALEMGISPKAEEQALFYIAESYEAVGKSDSALQYLNRVLGNQDGSLDQTALFRKGTVYFKNGKYEKAAALFQEATDKYPDSPVGRKASAWKKESLDQVEDNLHYKESDKAKSKEDLETERFD